In Pseudokineococcus lusitanus, the genomic window GGGGTCGTCCCCGGTGAGCACCCGGACGACCGCGCCCGTGAGGGCCGCGTCCAGGCCCGGCCCGACGCCGGTCTCCCGCTGGTGGCGGTCCAGGACGTCGGCCGGCGGGGAGGACGAGGCGGCCTGGCGCGGGACGCCCGCCTCGACCAGGGTGATCGACACGCCGAGCACGCCGGGCAGCGCCCGGGCGACCAGGTCGACGACCTCCCCGGGGCCGGCGAGGCCGGGGAGGTCGAGCACGAGGCGGGCGAGGTCGGCGAGCACGGCGAGCTGCCCTCCCGCCGACACGTCGTCGGGGCCCTCCGGGGCCGCGGGCACCTCGGACGAGGGGCGCTGCCGCGGCGGACCCGTCATCGCGCACGCTCCTGGACCGCTCGTCGGGTGCGTCGTCGGGCGGTCGTGGTCAGCCGACCAGGTGCCCGGGGCACGGGTGGGGCGAGGGTACGGGCGGGGCGGGTCAGCCCGCCAGCACGGCCCAGCCGTGCGGCGGGAGCACGACGGCGTCCGCGGTCACGTCGGCCTCCCCCGCGAGCACCGCCGTCGCGCCCGGGGCGGGCAGCGTCGTCGGGGCGTCCTCGAGCGAGAGCACGAGGAGCAGCCGCTCGCCGGCGCCCGTCCCCGTCGAGGCGACGACGAGCTGCCGGTCGGCCACGTGCAGCACCTCGGGGCGCGCCGTGTGGAGCCACCGGTGGCGGCGGCGCACCCCGACGAGCTCCTGGTGCAGCGCCATGACGGGCAGGCCCGCCGGCGACAGGTCGTCGGGGGAGGCGGGCAGCGCCGGGCGGACGGCGTCGTCGCCGCCGGCCCTGTCCTCCTTGACGCCGCGGAAGGCGTGCTCGTCGCCGTAGTACACCGACGGCGTCCCGCCGACGCCCAGCAGGACGACGAGCGCGTGGGCGAGGTGGCGGTCGTCGTCGAGGCGGCTCGCGAGGCGCGTGACGTCGTGGTTGCCGACGAAGGTCTGCGGCGTGAAGGCGTCGAGGAAGGTCGCGTGCCGGCCGAGGGCGTGCGAGAGCTCCCAGAGGTTGCCGTCGACGAGGCTGCTCCACACCGCCTTCCACAGCTCGTACTGGGTGACGGCGTCGAGGTGGCCGTCGCGGACGACGCCGGCGTAGTCGCCGTGGATGACCTCCCCGAGCAGGTAGGCCTCCGGGTGGGCGGCGCGCACCCGGTCGGCCACCTGCGCCCAGAAGGACGTCGGCACGGCGTAGGCGGCGTCGAGGCGCCAGCCGGCCGCGCCGCGGTCGAGCCAGTGCGTCATGACGGAGGCCACGTGGTCGACGACCTGGGGGCTCGTGTGGTCCAGCGCGACGAGGTGGTGGTGGCCCTCGAAGTCGTCGTAGTCGGGCTCGACGCCGGGCCGCCAGGCGGCGGGGTCGGCCGCGACGTCGTCGGGCCAGCGCAGCCGGAACCACGACGCCGTGGGCGCGGTGGGGCCCTGGTCGAGGACGGCGCGGAAGGCCGGGTGGCTGCGGCCGACGTGGTTGAAGACGCCGTCGAGGAGGACGGCGACGCCGCGCCCGCGGGCGGCGGCGAGGAGGGCGTCGAGGTCGGCCCCGTCCCCGAGGCGGGGGTCGACGCGCAGGTGGTCGACGGTGTCGTAGCCGTGCGTCTCGCTGTCGAAGACCGGCCCGAGGAGGAGGCCGTTGGCGCCGAGCGCGAGGAGGTGGTCGAGCCAGGCGGTGAGCGCCGGGAGGCGGTGCACGACGGGGGCGCCGTCCGGGAGCGCCGTCGGCTCGGCGTCGAGCGCGCCGAGCGGGTAGAGGTGCCAGAGGACGGCGTCGGCGACCCAGGCGGGGCCGTCGGTGCGGGGCGGGGGGGAGGTGCTCACGGGGGTCGAGCCTGCCCCAGCGCCGCCGGGGCCGCCCGGTGCCGCGGCCCCCGGCGCCTCAGCGGAGGGTCGAGCGGGCCGCCCGCGCGGGGACGGCGCGCCGGGGGGCGGGGACGGCGGGCGCCGGCTCGGGGGCGACGACGGTGCGGTCGCGCCCGCGCTCCTTGCCCGCGTAGAGGGCGGCGTCGGCGCGGGCGACGGCCGCGGCGAGGTCCTCCCCGCGGCGCCACCGGGTGACCCCGACGGTGCAGGTCTGGCCGTGCGGCACGACGGCGCGGACCCGGTCGAGGACGGCCACGGCCTCGTCGGGCGTGCAGCCGGGCAGCAGCAGCGCGAACTCCTCACCGCCCCAGCGGGCGATGAGGTCGACGTCGCGCAGCTGCTCGCGCGCGGCGGCGGCGAAGTCGCGCAGCAGCGCGTCGCCCGCGAGGTGCCCGCGGCTGTCGTTGAAGCGCTTGAAGTGGTCGAGGTCGACGAGCGCGACGGCGAGCGGCGCCCCGGTGCGCTGGGCGCGCGACACCTCGAGGGCCGACGCCTCGTCCCAGCGGCGCCGGTTGGCGAGGCCCGTGAGGGGGTCCCGGTCGGCGGCCTCGGCGAGCCGGCGCAGGAGGTCGCGGCGCTCCACGGCGGCGGCGGCCTCGCTGGCCAGGGTCTCGAGCATGGGCGGCAGGTGGTCCGGCAGCGCCGGCTGCGGCGTGCCCCAGACGAGGGCGAGCACCCCCAGGGCGCGGTCGTCGCCCGCGAGCACGGGCTGCCAGAGGCCCGAGCGGACGCCGGGCAGGCCCCGCATGCGGGGGTTCAGCTGCGCGCTGGTCGCGAGGTCGGCGACGAAGGTGGCCCGGTGGGAGCGGTAGGCCTCCACGGTGATCGACGGTTCGCCGTCCAGCGGCAGGGAGACGACGGGCATCCCCTCGCCGACCCCGGCCGTCGTGACGAGGTGCCCCGCGCCGTCCGGCTCGAGGAGGTGGACGACGTCGGCGCCCGAGACCTCGAGGGCGGCTCGGCAGATGTCGGTGCGGACGTCGTCGGAGGTGTGCAGCCGCCGGGCGGCCCGGGCGAGCACCTGGACGTGCTCGAGCCGCTCCACGGCCTCGCCCGCCTGCCGGCGGACCTCGACGAGCAGCGCGGCCCGCTCCTCGCGGCCGAGGGCGAGGGTCAGCCCGAGGACGGTGACGACGCCGACGAAGCCCTGGACGAGGAGCGCCCCCGCCGCCTCCTGGTCCACGGCGGCGAAGGGCCCGTGCCCGGCGAGGGTGAGCACGACGGCCACCGCCCCGACGGCGAGCGAGTGGACGGCCACGACCGTGGTGCCGAGCCGCAGCGCGGCCCA contains:
- a CDS encoding sensor domain-containing diguanylate cyclase, whose protein sequence is MDEASPRTAPRALARTAALAGAYAAATVLGRLDVMDGAGLALVWPAAGVAALWFVVQRRAGTVVVDAALLALVTLVVNAATGVPPLMALVLVVAYGAQVAVVQVLLVRWAPGLWRADGGHALTSAQQLAALVGAALVGSAVSGTVGVLGVAVGTGDLQALVEVVWVVRNAVSVVLWVAAGLVLAGRSGPPAPGAPAPARRTAEVAGLVVVTAAAYWTVFVGLPSLPVAYPLLVLTVWAALRLGTTVVAVHSLAVGAVAVVLTLAGHGPFAAVDQEAAGALLVQGFVGVVTVLGLTLALGREERAALLVEVRRQAGEAVERLEHVQVLARAARRLHTSDDVRTDICRAALEVSGADVVHLLEPDGAGHLVTTAGVGEGMPVVSLPLDGEPSITVEAYRSHRATFVADLATSAQLNPRMRGLPGVRSGLWQPVLAGDDRALGVLALVWGTPQPALPDHLPPMLETLASEAAAAVERRDLLRRLAEAADRDPLTGLANRRRWDEASALEVSRAQRTGAPLAVALVDLDHFKRFNDSRGHLAGDALLRDFAAAAREQLRDVDLIARWGGEEFALLLPGCTPDEAVAVLDRVRAVVPHGQTCTVGVTRWRRGEDLAAAVARADAALYAGKERGRDRTVVAPEPAPAVPAPRRAVPARAARSTLR
- a CDS encoding alpha-amylase family glycosyl hydrolase; the encoded protein is MSTSPPPRTDGPAWVADAVLWHLYPLGALDAEPTALPDGAPVVHRLPALTAWLDHLLALGANGLLLGPVFDSETHGYDTVDHLRVDPRLGDGADLDALLAAARGRGVAVLLDGVFNHVGRSHPAFRAVLDQGPTAPTASWFRLRWPDDVAADPAAWRPGVEPDYDDFEGHHHLVALDHTSPQVVDHVASVMTHWLDRGAAGWRLDAAYAVPTSFWAQVADRVRAAHPEAYLLGEVIHGDYAGVVRDGHLDAVTQYELWKAVWSSLVDGNLWELSHALGRHATFLDAFTPQTFVGNHDVTRLASRLDDDRHLAHALVVLLGVGGTPSVYYGDEHAFRGVKEDRAGGDDAVRPALPASPDDLSPAGLPVMALHQELVGVRRRHRWLHTARPEVLHVADRQLVVASTGTGAGERLLLVLSLEDAPTTLPAPGATAVLAGEADVTADAVVLPPHGWAVLAG